The nucleotide window CCTGGCCCCTCATTCTCCTCACGGCCCGAACCGATGGAGGACGCGCAGATCGGGCAGCCCCTGGGCAGGGCGTCGGGTCCTGGCGTACTGGGTACGGGGCCGTACACCCTTCTCCTCCGGCTACCGGCGTGGAGCCTTCGCTTTCAGGCAGGCCGAGCCCACCCCCTGTCAGCCGTGCAGGCCTTCCCGCCGCAGGCCGATAGCCGCCAGGTCGGCGATGACCTGTTCGTCACCTCGACGCCAAGCCGCTGCGAGGCCGCCGGGCGGTGTGGGCAGTGCCGCGAGCTCATTCGGCGGGCCGGTGAGGACGCGCAGCGCGAGGAGATCCGCGCCGCCCGGTCCGGCGGCGAGTTGCCTGGTGACCGTGCTGCGGCGGATCCATCGCAGGCGCGGTGGCAGCCACAGCAGCAGCACGAACACCGTCGGAATGACGATCAGGGCGACCGCGGTCAGTGTCGCCACGTGGCCCACCGTGTCCTGGAGCGAGCGACCTGCGTCGGCCAGCCCGGCACCGGCATCGGCGGCTGACCTCAGCGGCTTCTTCAACTGATCGCCGACGAAGGGCACCTCCGACGCGGCGTCGCCCGCGTCGGAGAGTCCGTCGGAGAGGCTGGTGCCGGCGCTTTCCGCCTTGCGGCCCGGCTCGGCCAGTTGCCTGATCGCGTCGCGCACGGCCATGGCCAGCTTCACCGCGCCGTAGATCAGGGCTACCGCGACCAGGTCCGCGAGAACCTGTCGGGTCCGACGCGCCGAGGTCTGGGCGTAGAGGTGCATGAGCGTGCTCCTTCTCCGGTACGGCATCGAGGGTTGGCGGCTGACCGTACAACTATCCCGATCGGGAGGCGGCAGCGGGAGGGCGGGCCGCCGTGTGCACCATCGGCCCTGGGCCTCACGCAGTCGTCTCATTCGGCTCGTCGGCCTGCCTGTCGTGGCGAGAGTTCGCCGACGCAGGGTCCACTCTCGCCTCCTGACGCTTTGTCCCCTCACTAGAGAAAGTTGTGATCCTTTACGTCGAAAGACTTCCTGGCCGACGAAAAAGCCATTACCTTCCTGACCTGTACCGGACAACAAAGCCCGGGTACCCGGATCCTCCCCCGCCGGGCAGCCCGTGCTCCCGGCGCGACGGCGCGCGCCTGTGCTTGACCCCCCACCCCGTTGCCACACGGAGGATGCGCGTGCACAGGAGACTCTCCCGGCCCCTCGCGGCGTTCGTCTGCACCTTGCTCGCCGCCGCGGGCGCCCTCACCACCGAGCGGAGACAGGCCGAAGCGGCGCCCGCGGCGGCCGACCAGTTCCAGCAGGTCACCCTCGCGAAAGGGGTGGCCGAGACCGGTGAGCCCATGACGCTCGCGGTCCTGCCCAACAGATCCGTCCTCCATACGTCGCGGGACGGCACCCTGCGCATCACCGACGCCGCGGGCACCACCAAGGCCGCCGGGAAACTGGACGTCTACTCGCACGACGAGGAAGGCCTCCAGGGCGTCGGCGTGGACCCCGCCTTCACCGCCAACCGCTTCATCTACCTGTACTACGCGCCGAAGTTGACGACCCCGCCGGGAGACGCCCCCGCGAACGGCTCGGCAGCGGACTTCGCACCGTTCGACGGCGTCAACCGGCTCTCGCGGTTCGTCCTCAGAACCGACGGCACGCTGGACACCGCCACCGAGAAGAAGATCCTCGACGTGCCCGCCAGCCGCGGCCTGTGCTGCCACGTCGGCGGAGACATCGACTTCGACGCCCAGGGCAATCTTTACCTGTCCACCGGTGACGACACCAACCCGTTCGCGTCCGACGGCTACACCCCGGTCGACGAGCGGTCGAACCGCAACCCCGCCTACGATGCCCAGCGCTCCGCCGGCAACACCAATGACCTGCGTGGCAAGGTGCTGCGCATCAAGGTCGATTCCGACGGCGGCTACTCCATCCCCTCGGGCAACCTCTTCGCACCCGGCACCGCGAAGACCAGGCCCGAGATCTACGCCATGGGCTTCCGCAACCCCTTCCGGATGAGCGTGGACAAGCCCACCGGAACGGTCTACCTCGGTGACTACGGCCCCGACGCGGGCACCGCGAACGCGGGCCGGGGGCCCGCCGGACAGGTCGAGTTCAACCGGATCACCAAGGCCGGCAACTACGGCTGGCCCTACTGCACGGGCAAGAACGCCGCGTACGTGGACTACGACTTCGCCACCTCGACGTCCGGCTCCGCCTATTCCTGCGCGGCCCCGCGGAACACCTCGCCGAACAACACCGGTCTGACCGACCTGCCCCCGGCTCAGTCCGCCTGGATCCCGTACGACGGCGGTTCGGTCCCCGAGTTCGGCTCCGGTTCGGAGTCGCCCATGGGCGGACCCGTCTACCGCTACGACGCGTCGTCCGCCTCCACGGTCAAGTTCCCCGAGAGCTTCGACGGCGACTTCTTCGCCGGTGAGTTCGGCCGCAGGTGGATCAAGCGCGTCGAGCAGGGAACCGACGGGACGGTGCAGTCGATCAACGCCTTCCCCTGGGAGGGCACCCAGGTCATGGACATGGCCTTCGGGCCGGACGGCGCGCTGTACGTCCTCGACTACGGCACCGGCTACTTCAACGGTGACGCCAACAGCGCGGTCTACCGCATCGAGAGCGTGTCCGGCGGGCGCTCCCCCGTCGCCAAGGCGGCGGCCGACCGCACGTCGGGCAAGTCTCCGCTCGCCGTGCAGTTCTCCTCCGCGGGCAGCTCCGACCCCGACGGCGACCCGCTGAACCACTCCTGGAGGTTCGGTGACGGTGCCACCTCCACGGCGGCGAACCCCTCCCACACCTACAGCGCCAACGGCCGCTACACGGCGGAGCTGACGGTCTCCGACGGAACCGGGAACACCGCCACCGCCTCCGTGATCGTCACCGTCGGCAACACGGCGCCCAGCGTCGAACTCGAACTGCCCACCGATGGCTCCGTCATCGACCCGGGCGCTGCCGTCCCCTTCGAGGTCACCGTCACCGATGCCGAGGACGGCACGGTCGACTGCTCCAAGGTCAAGGTCACCTTCATCGTCGGCCACGACAGCCACGGCCACCCGCAGACCTCCGCCACCGGCTGCTCCGGCACCGTACAGACCATCGCCGACGGCGAGCACGACCCCAACGCGAACATCTTCGGTGTCTGGGACGCCGAGTACACCGACAAGGGTGCCAACGGACAGCCCGCCCTGACCACTCACGACCAGAACCTCAGCCAGGGCAGCAAGCGCCAGGCCGAGCACTTCGGCGGCTCCGCCGGGGTGCAGATCGTCGACAAGGCGACGGCGAACGGCGGCAAGACGGTCGGCCACATAGACAACGGCGACTGGATCTCGTTCAAACCCTACGTCCTGGCGAACGTCACCAAGCTGACTGCCCGCGTCTCCTCCGGCAGCACGGGAGGCACCCTGGAGGTACGGGCCGGCACACCCACCGGCACCCTGCTCGGAGCGACCGCCGTCCCCGCCACCGGAGGCTGGGACACGTTCCAGAACGTGACAGCGAACCTCACCGACCGCCCTGCCGGTACCACCACCCTGCACCTCGTATTCAAGGGCGGCAGCGGCTCCCTCTTCGACGTGGACGACTTCACCCTCACCACCGCCGCCGCTCCCCCTCAGAGCGGGGAGATCAAGGGTGTCGGCGGCAAGTGCGTCGATGTCGCCGACGGGGAGAGTGCGGACGGCACGCAGATCCAGTTGTGGACGTGCAACCAGTCGGCCGCACAGAAATGGACCGTGGGCGCGGACAACACCCTGCGCGCGCTCGGCAAGTGCATGGACATCAGTGGTGGCGGCACAGCCGACGGTACGAAGATCCAGCTCTACGGCTGCAACGGCACCGGCGCCCAGAAGTGGTTGCCCCAGGCCGACAGCACACTGAAGAACCCGCAGTCGGGCAAGTGCCTGGACGCCGCCGGCGTCTCCTCCGCAGACGGAACCAAGCTCCACCTGTGGACCTGCCACACCGGCGCCAACCAGAAATGGACTCTGCCCAACTGAACGGGTCGACCCGACTCCGTCGTCGCCGTGGAGGACGGTGACGACGGACCGGCCGCACCACCGGGCCGGTGACGGCGGCGGAACGCGACGCCGAAGCGCTCCGCCGCCGTTCCTCGATCTGGGACCCGTCGATGTCGCCGCCTTTCCCATGGCACAGGAGTGGCTGAGACCGCCGGATCTGCGGTTACCGCGCGGTGCCGTTCAGGCTCCGAGGTGGGGAAAGCGCAGTTCGGTGCGGCTGCGCGCGGTGTCGCCGGGGCGCAGCACGGTGCCGGGGAAGTCGGGCCGGTTGGGCGAGTCGGGCAGGTGCTGGGTCTCCAGACAGACCGATCCGTGCCGCTCGTGGCGGCGGCCGGTGGCGTGGGTGAAGGAGCCGTCGAGCTGGTTGGCGGTGTACACCTGGAT belongs to Streptomyces finlayi and includes:
- a CDS encoding PQQ-dependent sugar dehydrogenase; the encoded protein is MHRRLSRPLAAFVCTLLAAAGALTTERRQAEAAPAAADQFQQVTLAKGVAETGEPMTLAVLPNRSVLHTSRDGTLRITDAAGTTKAAGKLDVYSHDEEGLQGVGVDPAFTANRFIYLYYAPKLTTPPGDAPANGSAADFAPFDGVNRLSRFVLRTDGTLDTATEKKILDVPASRGLCCHVGGDIDFDAQGNLYLSTGDDTNPFASDGYTPVDERSNRNPAYDAQRSAGNTNDLRGKVLRIKVDSDGGYSIPSGNLFAPGTAKTRPEIYAMGFRNPFRMSVDKPTGTVYLGDYGPDAGTANAGRGPAGQVEFNRITKAGNYGWPYCTGKNAAYVDYDFATSTSGSAYSCAAPRNTSPNNTGLTDLPPAQSAWIPYDGGSVPEFGSGSESPMGGPVYRYDASSASTVKFPESFDGDFFAGEFGRRWIKRVEQGTDGTVQSINAFPWEGTQVMDMAFGPDGALYVLDYGTGYFNGDANSAVYRIESVSGGRSPVAKAAADRTSGKSPLAVQFSSAGSSDPDGDPLNHSWRFGDGATSTAANPSHTYSANGRYTAELTVSDGTGNTATASVIVTVGNTAPSVELELPTDGSVIDPGAAVPFEVTVTDAEDGTVDCSKVKVTFIVGHDSHGHPQTSATGCSGTVQTIADGEHDPNANIFGVWDAEYTDKGANGQPALTTHDQNLSQGSKRQAEHFGGSAGVQIVDKATANGGKTVGHIDNGDWISFKPYVLANVTKLTARVSSGSTGGTLEVRAGTPTGTLLGATAVPATGGWDTFQNVTANLTDRPAGTTTLHLVFKGGSGSLFDVDDFTLTTAAAPPQSGEIKGVGGKCVDVADGESADGTQIQLWTCNQSAAQKWTVGADNTLRALGKCMDISGGGTADGTKIQLYGCNGTGAQKWLPQADSTLKNPQSGKCLDAAGVSSADGTKLHLWTCHTGANQKWTLPN